From a region of the Zingiber officinale cultivar Zhangliang chromosome 4B, Zo_v1.1, whole genome shotgun sequence genome:
- the LOC121975161 gene encoding VAN3-binding protein-like: MEKAHYLWGSRRRDGLVRLRDLVEEDDDGEAPECDLEIPMIPPPQTPREPMEFLSRSWSISAAEISKALLAGNKRRNFVVDRLPEMMPPDSLVVAASTAGASLSINKRPRGGVNNMITHNGTIGKLFHHRESCRAKVRSKEKARAERARIHAAVSVAGVAAAVAAVVAASENQTSKMSAAMVSATEILASHCIEIAEQAGADRDLVASSIRSAVEVKSAGDLMTLTAAAATALRGAATLKLRLQREARNNAATVIPCEKSQCGSPDIWCKEGELLKRTRKGTLHWKRVSVYINRKSQVIVKLKSKHIGGALSKKKKSVVYGVYDEIPAWPERSKECVEERCYFGLRTAQGLIEFECENSITKQKWVDGVQNLLRQVSSDHGEKIEHSMELLKLT; this comes from the exons ATGGAGAAGGCACACTACTTGTGGGGGAGCAGGAGGAGGGATGGTTTGGTGCGATTGCGGGACCTGGTGGAGGAGGACGATGACGGTGAGGCGCCGGAGTGCGACCTCGAGATCCCGATGATTCCCCCGCCGCAGACCCCCCGCGAGCCGATGGAGTTCCTGTCCAGGTCCTGGAGCATCTCCGCCGCCGAGATCTCCAAGGCCCTCCTCGCCGGGAACAAGAGGAGGAACTTCGTGGTGGATCGGCTGCCGGAAATGATGCCTCCGGACTCTTTGGTCGTCGCTGCGTCCACTGCCGGCGCCTCTCTGTCCATCAATAAACGA CCGCGCGGTGGCGTGAACAACATGATTACCCACAATGGAACGATTGGGAAATTGTTTCACCACAGAGAAAGCTGCAGAGCCAAAGTGAGGAGCAAGGAGAAAGCCCGCGCCGAGAGAGCCCGCATCCACGCCGCAGTGTCCGTCGCCGGAGTCGCCGCGGCCGTCGCCGCTGTCGTCGCCGCCTCGGAGAACCAAACATCGAAGATGAGCGCCGCCATGGTCTCCGCTACCGAGATCTTAGCCTCGCACTGCATCGAGATCGCGGAGCAAGCGGGGGCCGACCGTGACCTTGTGGCTTCTTCTATCCGATCTGCGGTCGAAGTGAAATCAGCCGGAGATCTGATGACCCTCACAGCCGCCGCCGCAACAG CGCTACGAGGAGCTGCAACGTTAAAGTTGAGGTTGCAAAGGGAAGCAAGGAACAACGCTGCCACCGTCATTCCTTGCGAGAAGAGTCAATGCGGGAGCCCAGATATCTGGTGCAAAGAAGGCGAGCTGCTCAAACGCACCCGTAAAG GAACTTTACACTGGAAGAGAGTATCAGTCTACATCAACAGGAAGTCACAG GTCATAGTGAAGCTCAAAAGTAAGCATATAGGAGGGGCACTTTCAAAGAAGAAAAAGA GTGTTGTCTATGGCGTGTACGATGAAATTCCTGCCTGGCCTGAGCGTTCAAAGGAGTGTGTGGAGGAGAGATGCTACTTTGGCCTGAGAACAGCGCAAGGTCTGATTGAGTTTGAGTGTGAGAACAGCATCACAAAGCAAAAGTGGGTGGACGGAGTGCAGAACTTGCTTAGGCAAGTATCAAGTGATCATGGTGAGAAAATAGAGCACTCCATGGAGCTACTAAAACTCACTTGA